In uncultured Bacteroides sp., the following proteins share a genomic window:
- a CDS encoding clostripain-related cysteine peptidase has protein sequence MKKLFLLLSIALLLSSCHNHDEPDPVVATRTVLAYMGGDGLASFINDNVNDMIRGYSTVTTGNNLLIYMDGGSSSVDTLYKLVKNRSGIIEKKVIKTYQNQISTDKAVMEKVFSDAFTACPAESYGAIFSSHGTAWLPASKTVQSKSFGSDSGYQINIPEMALVLNDIASKFKRFDFLLFDACFMGSTEVAYEFKDVSDYLIASSGEILGAGFPYKDVTPYLFNTGEDNLKMIAQLFYNSYNTQSGAYRSAIVSVVNLNYMESLASQMKRIIGEHLVKVNSFSPAGFQYFDGNGIAGDVNGQHIFYDLKQFVDSLSTDDALFKRTLESAVIYKANTPNLSSEWKYEDIIPIDEFCGLSIYIPQQGRTAYNNFFKTLSWFNASGWNQTAWGTN, from the coding sequence ATGAAAAAACTCTTTTTGCTTTTATCAATTGCATTGTTACTGAGTTCTTGTCATAACCATGATGAGCCGGATCCTGTTGTTGCAACACGAACGGTATTGGCTTATATGGGGGGAGATGGGCTAGCTTCATTCATAAATGATAATGTTAATGATATGATTAGAGGATATTCAACAGTGACTACAGGTAATAATCTTCTCATATATATGGATGGGGGTAGTTCTAGTGTTGATACTTTGTATAAGTTAGTAAAAAATAGGAGTGGGATTATAGAGAAAAAAGTTATTAAAACCTACCAGAATCAGATATCCACAGATAAAGCTGTTATGGAAAAAGTGTTTTCCGATGCCTTTACAGCTTGCCCTGCAGAAAGCTATGGAGCAATTTTTTCATCTCATGGCACAGCTTGGCTTCCTGCGTCTAAAACAGTTCAGTCAAAGTCTTTTGGTAGTGATAGTGGTTATCAGATAAATATCCCCGAAATGGCTTTGGTCTTGAATGATATAGCTTCAAAGTTTAAACGCTTTGATTTTCTTTTATTTGATGCTTGTTTTATGGGATCTACTGAAGTTGCTTATGAATTTAAAGATGTCTCGGATTATTTAATAGCTTCTTCGGGTGAAATTCTGGGGGCAGGTTTCCCGTATAAAGATGTAACACCTTACTTATTTAATACTGGTGAGGATAATTTAAAAATGATAGCCCAACTCTTTTATAATAGTTACAATACTCAAAGTGGAGCTTATCGTTCTGCTATTGTATCTGTTGTTAACTTGAATTATATGGAAAGTCTGGCATCTCAGATGAAAAGAATAATAGGTGAACACTTGGTAAAAGTAAATTCATTTTCACCTGCCGGATTCCAATACTTCGATGGAAATGGAATAGCCGGAGATGTAAACGGTCAACATATCTTTTATGATTTAAAGCAATTTGTTGATTCGTTATCTACTGATGATGCTTTATTTAAAAGAACATTAGAAAGTGCAGTTATATATAAAGCCAATACTCCTAATCTGTCATCTGAATGGAAGTATGAAGATATAATCCCCATTGATGAGTTTTGTGGATTGAGCATATATATTCCTCAGCAGGGAAGAACTGCTTATAATAACTTCTTTAAAACACTTTCCTGGTTTAATGCGTCCGGGTGGAATCAGACTGCTTGGGGAACCAACTAA
- a CDS encoding sigma-70 family RNA polymerase sigma factor: protein MRQLKITKSITNRESASLDKYLQEIGREDLITVEEEVELAQRIRKGDRVALEKLTRANLRFVVSVAKQYQNQGLSLPDLINEGNLGLIKAAEKFDETRGFKFISYAVWWIRQSILQALAEQSRIVRLPLNQVGSLNKISKAFSKFEQENERKPSPEELADELDIPVDKISDTLKVSGRHISVDAPFVEGEDNSLLDVLVNDDSPLADRALVNESLAKEIDRALSTLTDREKEIIQMFFGIETQEMTLEEIGDKFGLTRERVRQIKEKAIRRLRQNSRSKLLKSYLG from the coding sequence ATGAGACAATTAAAGATTACCAAAAGTATTACTAACAGGGAGAGCGCTTCTCTTGACAAGTATCTTCAGGAAATCGGTCGTGAGGACTTGATTACTGTAGAAGAGGAAGTGGAACTAGCCCAACGCATTCGTAAGGGAGACCGTGTAGCATTAGAAAAACTGACACGAGCAAATCTCCGTTTCGTTGTATCCGTAGCTAAACAGTACCAGAACCAAGGTTTGAGTTTGCCCGACTTGATTAATGAAGGCAATTTAGGACTGATTAAAGCAGCTGAAAAGTTCGACGAAACGCGTGGATTTAAGTTCATCAGTTACGCTGTATGGTGGATTCGTCAATCTATTCTTCAGGCTTTGGCTGAACAGTCACGTATTGTTCGTCTTCCGCTTAACCAGGTAGGCTCCTTAAATAAAATAAGTAAGGCCTTCTCTAAGTTTGAGCAAGAGAATGAACGTAAACCGTCACCTGAAGAATTGGCAGATGAGCTTGATATTCCCGTTGACAAAATCTCGGATACACTGAAAGTGTCAGGAAGACATATTTCTGTTGATGCCCCTTTTGTTGAAGGAGAAGATAATAGCCTTCTGGACGTGTTGGTCAATGATGATTCACCTTTGGCAGACCGTGCTCTTGTTAATGAATCTCTTGCAAAGGAAATTGATAGAGCACTTTCTACGTTAACCGACAGAGAAAAGGAGATAATCCAGATGTTCTTCGGTATTGAAACGCAAGAAATGACGTTAGAAGAAATCGGCGACAAATTTGGTCTCACACGTGAGCGCGTCCGCCAGATTAAAGAAAAAGCTATTAGACGATTAAGACAGAATTCGCGTAGTAAATTGCTCAAATCCTACTTAGGATAA
- a CDS encoding Do family serine endopeptidase produces the protein MKQKTKNILGLGLVIAISSGVAGVTTYSIVAPKKANMSYEELFQQNPNVHRASLNAAPVDFTQAAENSVHAVVHIRSTINAKTTTVDVQDPFSDFFGDFFGNGNGNGNGGRQKRQVEQPKQEGIGSGVIISKDGYIVTNNHVIDNSDEITVTLNDKREFKARLIGADAATDLALIKIEGDNFPTLPVGNSDDLKIGEWVLAVGNPLNLSSTVTAGIVSAKARNLGMGGGGVESFIQTDAAINRGNSGGALVNTRGELIGINSAIYSPTGSYAGYGFAIPTTIMKKVVADLKEYGTVQRALLGVKGGDNSAELSKEKDLGVINGVYVDEVTDGGSAADAGLKSKDVIVAINDKEIKSMAELQETITRLTPGTKIKVKVVRDKKEKTLDVTLKNSQGNTKVVKNAGMEILGAAFRELPKDLKEQLKLSSGLEVTGVSGGKMKEAGVTKGFIILKVNGQQVNSTSDLENLLKAATQSPEQVLFMAGMFPSGKRANYAVDLSSKE, from the coding sequence ATGAAACAGAAAACGAAAAACATCTTAGGTTTAGGACTTGTGATCGCTATCAGTTCAGGTGTTGCGGGAGTAACTACATATTCAATTGTTGCTCCTAAGAAAGCAAATATGTCGTATGAAGAATTATTTCAGCAGAATCCGAATGTTCACCGTGCAAGTTTAAATGCAGCTCCCGTAGATTTTACTCAGGCAGCGGAAAACTCTGTTCACGCTGTAGTTCATATTAGATCAACGATAAATGCTAAGACTACAACGGTAGACGTGCAAGACCCATTCTCTGATTTCTTTGGTGATTTCTTTGGAAACGGGAATGGAAATGGCAACGGTGGCCGTCAGAAAAGGCAAGTTGAGCAACCTAAGCAAGAGGGTATTGGCTCTGGCGTAATCATTTCAAAAGATGGATATATTGTTACCAATAATCATGTGATCGACAATAGTGATGAAATCACAGTGACTTTGAATGATAAAAGAGAATTTAAAGCTCGCCTGATTGGTGCAGATGCTGCAACAGACCTTGCTTTGATTAAGATTGAAGGAGATAATTTCCCGACTCTTCCGGTAGGAAACTCCGATGACTTGAAGATTGGTGAATGGGTACTGGCTGTAGGTAATCCATTAAACTTGTCTTCAACAGTTACTGCCGGTATTGTAAGTGCAAAGGCACGTAATCTTGGTATGGGCGGCGGAGGAGTAGAATCCTTCATTCAAACAGATGCTGCTATCAATAGAGGTAATAGCGGTGGTGCTTTGGTTAATACCCGTGGCGAATTGATAGGTATTAACTCTGCTATTTACTCACCAACTGGTTCTTATGCCGGTTATGGATTTGCCATACCAACTACAATCATGAAGAAAGTAGTTGCCGATCTGAAAGAATATGGTACCGTTCAGCGTGCTTTGCTGGGTGTTAAGGGAGGAGACAACAGTGCTGAATTATCTAAAGAAAAAGATTTAGGCGTAATCAATGGTGTTTATGTTGACGAAGTTACAGATGGAGGCTCTGCAGCTGATGCCGGACTAAAATCAAAGGATGTGATTGTAGCAATCAATGATAAAGAGATAAAATCAATGGCTGAGCTACAGGAAACAATTACTCGTCTGACTCCGGGAACTAAAATAAAAGTAAAAGTTGTACGCGATAAAAAAGAAAAGACTTTAGATGTTACATTAAAGAACTCGCAAGGAAACACGAAGGTGGTAAAAAATGCTGGAATGGAAATTCTGGGTGCAGCCTTCAGAGAATTGCCAAAAGATTTGAAAGAACAGCTAAAACTTAGTTCCGGACTAGAGGTTACCGGTGTATCTGGTGGTAAGATGAAAGAGGCTGGTGTAACCAAAGGTTTCATTATTCTGAAGGTTAACGGACAGCAAGTTAATTCTACTTCTGATCTGGAGAATCTATTAAAAGCAGCTACTCAATCACCTGAACAGGTACTTTTTATGGCTGGAATGTTCCCATCAGGTAAGCGTGCTAATTATGCTGTAGATTTATCTTCTAAAGAATAA
- a CDS encoding transglutaminase domain-containing protein translates to MKKACWLSLCGIVLLTGCTSRFASMENIEQEKMNRTKIDFSKTKDQVTEYIRKYIPDVNDQQLLNWEAEKSLECMVFDGQKMYFNNAAPNLFRINKEAIAIKQAKDGVEQDGKDKVNLVHVPQVVSEAKANHQTILHPVRMRVKYTLTVKPNMVPQGELLRCWLPFPRTDQPRQGDVKLISTSENKYLLAPAKYKHSTLYMEKRQEKDKPTVFTAEYEYTSNAEYHQLKPEDIKPYKMDSPLYKEYTSEREKHVRFTPRIKELAQQIVGNEQNPLLKVKKIYEWINKFPWASAREYSTLDNIPEYVLDNKHGDCGQVSLLFITLARYCGIPARFQSGFMMHPGGTNLHDWAQIYFEGIGWIPVDQSFGLFPSKNEDEKYFFMTGIDSYRMIVNDDYSYPLYPNKKFMRSETVDFQRGEVEWSKGNLYFNQWKWNIEVEYLK, encoded by the coding sequence ATGAAAAAAGCGTGCTGGCTCAGTCTGTGCGGGATAGTCTTGCTTACAGGCTGCACTTCCCGTTTCGCAAGTATGGAGAACATTGAACAGGAAAAGATGAATCGCACAAAGATTGACTTTTCCAAAACGAAAGATCAGGTTACGGAATACATACGCAAGTATATTCCGGATGTCAATGACCAGCAGTTACTCAATTGGGAAGCTGAGAAATCACTTGAATGCATGGTGTTTGATGGGCAGAAGATGTATTTCAATAATGCTGCGCCCAATCTTTTCCGTATAAATAAGGAAGCAATCGCAATTAAACAGGCTAAAGATGGAGTGGAGCAGGATGGAAAAGATAAAGTAAATCTTGTTCATGTTCCCCAGGTGGTAAGTGAAGCGAAGGCTAATCACCAGACTATACTTCATCCGGTAAGAATGCGTGTGAAGTATACGCTGACTGTTAAACCCAATATGGTGCCGCAAGGAGAACTCCTTCGTTGCTGGTTGCCCTTTCCACGTACAGATCAACCTCGTCAGGGTGACGTGAAACTGATTTCTACCAGTGAAAATAAGTATCTGCTTGCTCCGGCAAAGTACAAACATTCCACTTTATACATGGAGAAAAGGCAGGAGAAAGACAAACCAACAGTCTTCACTGCCGAATATGAGTATACCTCCAATGCCGAATATCATCAGTTGAAGCCGGAAGACATTAAGCCATATAAAATGGATAGTCCATTATATAAGGAATATACCAGCGAAAGAGAAAAGCATGTTCGCTTCACTCCCCGCATAAAAGAATTGGCTCAGCAGATTGTGGGCAACGAACAGAATCCTCTTTTAAAGGTGAAAAAGATCTATGAATGGATAAATAAATTCCCATGGGCATCAGCTCGCGAGTATTCTACTCTCGATAATATTCCTGAATATGTGCTTGATAATAAACACGGAGATTGCGGACAAGTCAGCTTGTTGTTTATCACGCTCGCCCGTTATTGCGGAATTCCTGCCAGGTTTCAAAGTGGATTTATGATGCATCCGGGCGGAACTAATCTGCACGACTGGGCTCAGATTTATTTTGAAGGCATTGGATGGATACCTGTTGATCAGTCTTTTGGTCTTTTTCCCTCAAAGAATGAAGATGAAAAGTACTTCTTCATGACTGGCATAGACTCTTATCGCATGATTGTGAATGATGACTATTCTTATCCGCTTTATCCAAACAAAAAGTTTATGCGAAGTGAGACGGTCGATTTTCAAAGAGGCGAAGTTGAATGGAGCAAAGGTAATCTGTATTTCAATCAATGGAAATGGAACATTGAAGTTGAATACCTGAAATAA
- a CDS encoding dipeptide epimerase → MGQDRRQFLKNAAFAAIGSGLAMQGALAGESSNSLFSINKHTHSGKMKLTFRPYDLKLKHVFTVATYSRTTTPDVQVEIEYDGVTGYGEASMPPYLGESVESVMAFLKKVNLQQFSDPFQLEDILAYVDGIMPGNTAAKASVDIALHDLVGKLLDAPWHKIWGLDKAKAPSTTYTIGIDTAEVVKQKTLEVASQFNILKVKLGRENDKEIINAIRSVSQLPISVDANQGWKDKHQALDMILWLKEQGIVMVEQPMPKTQLDDIAWVTQQSPLPIFADESLQRLSDVPKLKGAFTGINIKLMKCTGMREAWKMVTLGKALGMKIMVGCMTETSCAVSAAAQFSPAVDFADLDGNLLISNDLFKGMEVVKGKITLNDLPGIGIKKL, encoded by the coding sequence TTCGCCGCCATTGGCTCCGGATTGGCCATGCAAGGTGCATTGGCCGGTGAATCATCTAACTCTCTTTTCTCTATTAATAAACACACTCATTCAGGTAAAATGAAACTAACTTTTCGTCCGTACGATTTAAAACTGAAACATGTTTTTACAGTTGCAACTTATTCCCGAACTACCACTCCTGATGTTCAGGTAGAGATTGAGTATGATGGAGTAACGGGTTACGGTGAAGCTTCCATGCCTCCTTATTTGGGAGAATCGGTAGAGTCTGTTATGGCTTTCCTTAAGAAGGTAAATCTGCAACAATTCAGCGATCCTTTCCAGTTGGAAGATATTTTGGCGTATGTTGATGGCATCATGCCCGGAAACACTGCTGCAAAAGCTTCGGTAGATATTGCTTTGCATGATTTGGTAGGTAAATTGCTCGATGCACCTTGGCACAAAATCTGGGGACTTGATAAGGCAAAAGCTCCTTCTACAACTTATACAATTGGTATTGATACGGCAGAAGTAGTAAAACAGAAAACACTGGAAGTGGCCAGCCAGTTCAATATCCTGAAAGTGAAACTGGGACGTGAGAACGATAAAGAGATAATTAATGCAATCCGTTCAGTAAGTCAGCTGCCAATTTCTGTTGATGCCAACCAGGGATGGAAAGATAAACATCAGGCGCTCGACATGATTCTGTGGCTCAAAGAGCAGGGCATTGTTATGGTAGAACAGCCAATGCCAAAAACTCAGCTCGATGATATAGCATGGGTAACCCAGCAAAGTCCGCTTCCTATCTTTGCCGATGAATCTCTTCAGCGATTAAGCGACGTTCCAAAACTGAAAGGTGCTTTCACCGGAATCAATATCAAACTGATGAAATGTACCGGAATGCGCGAAGCGTGGAAAATGGTTACATTAGGAAAAGCGCTTGGCATGAAGATCATGGTGGGATGTATGACCGAAACCTCTTGTGCTGTTTCGGCTGCTGCCCAATTCTCTCCGGCGGTAGATTTTGCCGATCTTGATGGTAACCTGCTTATCTCAAACGATTTATTTAAGGGCATGGAAGTAGTAAAAGGGAAAATTACCCTGAACGACCTTCCGGGTATTGGTATAAAGAAACTGTAA